The following DNA comes from Camelina sativa cultivar DH55 chromosome 14, Cs, whole genome shotgun sequence.
ACACAGTTACCAACCAAACCGCAGTTTAAGTTCATCCTAGAAGCCGGGCTTCAGGTTAGCAAAAGTAACTCTAGTTCGAGAAACCTATGTATATTGTTTTGGTCTCCGACATAACTTTGTTGATGCATACACGATACAGATCATAGAATGTACAAGGTTCCTCAAATGGACTTATGTTTATGGATATTACCTTGGAGAGGATGAGGTCGGGAAGCAAAACTTACTGAAGCAAATGCAAGGTCTGTAATTTCGGCCGTGTGCAAATGCAAACTGATCAGTTTGAAATGAAACTGATGCATTATAAGTAAGCTAATAATTTTCTTCGTCTGTCAGTGGATGTAAAGTCTCTTCTGGGCAAGCTCGATGACTGTGTAAAGACTGACCTACTGTCGTTACTTGACGCGGAGGGACCATCAGAGAGTTTCCATCTCTTCCGCATCAAGTTAACTCAACTAACTAGGTTTTACTCAATTTCTCTGCCCtcgttgtgttttttttttcttgtattttaagAATTGAAACCTAAAACTCAGTTCACTGTTTTTTTGCTTCGTAACAGCACAGCGCGAGCACACTGCGAGAATCTGGTAGGAGTCATAGAGAATGGCTTGGCTAGTGACTAGTGTTGTCTCTGCTTCAGAAAGGACGCTATATGTTGGCTAGTGATGATTTTGCTGATTTCCAGTTTATTTACTACACATAAATATTTGGGATTTGCAGTTCAGGCTGgaattatggattttttttctttttcttaaagagattgttgttttcgtatgtatatatatcaacttgcttgtatatatatctaatgtttaaaataactgttgtaaaaaaaatttggaattcactgaatataataaaaacagtGGGTGTGAGTCAAAAGGTAACACCATCTTATCATTGAAACATTAATGAAGGTTTGACTAACGCTGAAACTGGTTCGGCAATATCAACACAAAGTTGAAGGTTTATTTTTCTAGTAAAACAGGTGTAAGATAATTAGCCAAAATGAGTTTGGAGATCTTGAGGATGAAACTTTGTTTTTATCCCATCAAGTAACCTGCAATAAGTTTATCAATTTCATAATTGTCAATGGCCAGATTTTATACACACATGGACATAGAAGTTTTTTTGATAGTTACATCCAACGTCTTCTATGTAGGGAGGGGGGAGGGTGGTACCAACACACGCTTTGATGAACACATCTCAAAGCCGACCACAGATCCTGGCCTCAATTGCAACCCATATGAAATACTCGAACTCACAAAAAGTCTTCATTTACTTGTCAATAACTTTAACTGATTTCTACACGAACGCAATTACGGTTCAGTTTTGGCTTCATAGACACCTCAAGGATTTCAAATCTCATTTGCTGTTTTGATGAAGTTTCGTTTTCACAAGTTGTATAGACAACAATTGACCTTCATTATCTTGCATAAcaacattgatttttttcctaGATTTACATTTAActtgtaaagattttttttctttacattacAGACCTTGGATGACCTCACAAAAGAAAATGTCAATGTTGTTATatttgtggtaaaaaaaaaaaagggacaatgttttttgttttgttttgtaaagaatCAATTTCATAAATCATAAGTACTACTATTATAgacttttattttgataaaaacagaaaaaaatatgactaAATTATGTTCAAAAAGAGATTACTAATAGAAATTTAACTTAATTTTTTCTTGTGGGTGGGTTGGGTACTAAATaggcaaagtaaaaaaaaaaaaaaacaactaaagcCAATAGTGGTAGAAGTCCATATATCTATCTCATCCTTTTAAGACTCCGATTTCTGAATCGCGAACCCAGCGAAGCGATCCGGAATCGAGCTCGACCAATTTCTCAGATTATAAAGAAAGATGTTTGCTTTTCCCTTGTTGTGATTCTCTCTCTTCCTATAAAGcagcaatcttttttttttttttagtttagttattGGAAAAAACCCCAAACCCTACTTTGGTCCagcgagaaagaaaaaaaaaaaaaaaaaggaaNNNNNNNNNNNNNNNNNNNNNNNNNNNNNNNNNNNNNNNNNNNNNNNNNNNNNNNNNNNNNNNNNNNNNNNNNNNNNNNNNNNNNNNNNNNNNNNNNNNNNNNNNNNNNNNNNNNNNNNNNNNNNNNNNNNNNNNNNNNNNNNNNNNNNNNNNNNNNNNNNNNNNNNNNNNNNNNNNNNNNNNNNNNNNNNNNNNNNNNNNNNNNNNNNNNNNNNNNNNNNNNNNNNNNNNNNNNNNNNNNNNNNNNNNNNNNNNNNNNNNNNNNNNNNNNNNNNNNNNNNNNNNNNNNNNNNNNNNNNNNNNNNNNNNNNNNNNNNNNNNNNNNNNNNNNNNNNNNNNNNNNNNNNNNNNNNNNNNNNNNNNNNNNNNNNNNNNNNNNNNNNNNNNNNNNNNNNNNNNNNNNNNNNNNNNNNNNNNNNNNNNNNNNNNNNNNNNNNNNNNNNNNNNNNNNNNNNNNNNNNNNNNNNNNNNNNNNNNNNNNNNNNNNNNNNNNNNNNNNNNNNNNNNNNNNNNNNNNNNNNNNNNNNNNNNNNNNNNNNNNNNNNNNNNNNNNNNNNNNNNNNNNNNNNNNNNNNNNNNNNNNNNNNNNNNNNNNNNNNNNNNNNNNNNNNNNNNNNNNNNNNNNNNNNNNNNNNNNNNNNNNNNNNNNNNNNNNNNNNNNNNNNNNNNNNNNNNNNNNNNNNNNNNNNNNNNNNNNNNNNNNNNNNNNNNNNNNNNNNNNNNNNNNNNNNNNNNNNNNNNNNNNNNNNNNNNNNNNNNNNNNNNNNNNNNNNNNNNNNNNNNNNNNNNNNNNNNNNNNNNNNNNNNNNNNNNNNNNNNNNNNNNNNNNNNNNNNNNNNNNNNNNNNNNNNNNNNNNNNNNNNNNNNNNNNNNNNNNNNNNNNNNNNNNNNNNNNNNNNNNNNNNNNNNNNNNNNNNNNNNNNNNNNNNNNNNNNNNNNNNNNNNNNNNNNNNNNNNNNNNNNNNNNNNNNNNNNNNNNNNNNNNNNNNNNNNNNNNNNNNNNNNNNNNNNNNNNNNNNNNNNNNNNNNNNNNNNNNNNNNNNNNNNNNNNNNNNNNNNNNNNNNNNNNNNNNNNNNNNNNNNNNNNNNNNNNNNNNNNNNNNNNNNNNNNNNNNNNNNNNNNNNNNNNNNNNNNNNNNNNNNNNNNNNNNNNNNNNNNNNNNNNNNNNNNNNNNNNNNNNNNNNNNNNNNNNNNNNNNNNNNNNNaaaaaaaaaaaggaagagagggGGTTTGAGGAGGAGGGCGGCTGATCATATGGATTCAGAAGACGATATGCTAGATGCCCACGATATGTATTCGGGTGATGATGATTATTACAGCGGCGGGACCGATGACGACATCAACGATAGTGATGATGTTGATGCTTACAACGGCTTATTCGAGGAAACCGTGGACGATTCCGCCTTGATCGCCTCTGTTCGCTCTCAGGTGGGTTCCACCTTCTTCCTTACTTGTCTCTTCTTATCTTTGTGTCTTTCTTGCTTTCGCAGATATGgatggttttttgtttgtttgtttaggaAGATTGGTGTTCTTTGTTAAGCAATTGATGATTGATTgttaaagtttggattttttttttgctgttttgaGTACTTATTAATCCGTCGTCGGTTAGTTTTTACTGTGACCATTGACTTAGTGTTGTCGTAATGATGTTATGCTTCCAGATAAATTATGCTGTTCTCAAGGAAGGAGATATTCGTAGACATCAGAATGATGATATTGGACAAGTTTCCATGATCCTCTCTTTAAGCTATGTTGAAGCGAGCATTTTGCTTCTTCACTATCACTGGTAATTTCCCTTGACATATACTCTGTGCTTTTGTTATAAATCTTGCTGTTTCCTGTCTGTTTTTGATTAATATACGATATTGTTTATCCTCGAATTTGGTTCAAAACTACCTCTCTTCCTcgaatttgtttttgatctgCTTTATTAAATGGACTATATATGTTCTTTGTGAACATAATATTGATGTCCAAACTAGTGGGTTTTCTCTAGTTTCCTAATGCTCTGAGAAATGTGTccttttaggattgttagtaaAGTTCATGATGAATGGTTTGCGGATGAGGAGAGAGTTCGGAGAACTGTTGGCATATTAGAGGGACCTGTTGTTCCAACACCTAATACCAGAGACGTAATTCCTTTAATTTTCAACTCAGAATTGTTTTCTGTAATTATCGCTTGGTAAATCATGTTTCACTGACGCATGATTGGATGTTTAGCTTACATGTGGAATATGCTTCGAGTCCTACCCCCTTGAGGAAATTGTATCAGTTTCTTGTGGTCATCCTTTCTGCTCTACGTGTTGGACgggtacgtttttttttttttttaaagttctttTTATCTCCCTTGTCTAAAGATGCTTCAGAAACAGGGActgttgaatttttgttttttggatttaTCTGAGTTTATATCTAGTTAGCATTTCGGTTACATAGTTTCAAATATATCTGCCTATGAATTTAACTGTTAAGCATTAGTTTCTTCCATGCCTGGAATGCGTGGATTTAAGTTGtatatactgtttttttttcctgctaAAACATCTCTTTTTCTGATACATTCCGTTTTCTACTGTGCACTTTTATAGGTTATATAAGTTCAACCATCAATGATGGGCCAGGATGTTTGATGCTAAAATGTCCGGACCCTTCTTGCCCTGCTGCTATTGGTCAAGATATGATCGATAAATTGGCTTCTAAGGAAGACAAGGAGAGGTATTATAGATACTTTCTTCGATCCTATGTTGAAGACAACAGAAAGGTAAGGCTTCCAAGATAACATATATCAGACTGCGTTTCTTTACGTAAGGAGCAGAGAGTACTTGATGCTCTTGCGAGTTCTCTCTATCTGTCTATGAAGTCATTGTTTATCTTCGTGCCTTTCCTATGATGCTTTAATTGACTTCAGTTTATAGGAAGCTTTTACTTCTCACTGCCGTGAAGTGGCTATTACAATTGTAAATAAAGCTACCTATTTAGTATATACTAGTACTGATAGAAGATCCTCTCTGCTCCCAGATTTACCTAATTTTTCCTATTCTTAATCTTGTATGGAATGGCTTCCAGTTTTTAATTGAATCAGATCACAGTTATCCCAACTTATTTCAATGCATTTGCTTTGAGCAAAAACTATAGTACTTTGTCACTTATATTTGTGTGTATGATATGGCGCTTGTCTAGTTTTAATGTTGCTCCTATTTCTTTCTGCTTCAGATGAAGTGGTGTCCTGCCCCAGGATGTGAGCATGCAATTGATTTTTCTGCCGGGTCTGGAAGTTATGATGTTTTGTGCTTTTGTTCGCATAGCTTTTGCTGGAATGTAAGTACTTGGACTCAAAGCCCTCTTAATCTTCCTTCTTTTGATTATATAGTCATTTTGGAACTGTGATAAATCTGCAATTCCAGTGCACTGAAGAGGCTCACCGTCCTGTGGATTGTGGCACAGTTGCAAAATGGATACTAAAGAACAGCGCTGAATCTGAAAATATGAATTGGTATACGCTCCTTTTATTCATATTCATACTCCCTCATCTTCTGGTTATTACTACCATATACCTCGCTGaagaaatatttttggaaactacTGTAGCTATGACATTTTTCATGCATTTTCCAactcattttacatttttactaCTTGCTAATCTTATTTTGCCTCGTCATCCCAGGATACTTGCCAATTCAAAGCCTTGTCCAAAGTGTAAGCGGCCAATTGAAAAGAATCATGGCTGTATGCACATGACATGCACACCGCCTTGTAAATATGAGTTTTGTTGGTAATGCTTTGTCCCCATCTCTGAAGGCGTCTTAGTTTGGTTGTTACTCTTTCTCCGCAATGTTGGACTGCAAACTTGTTACTGTCATCTTAGGATTTAATCTTGTGATAGAAATGAAAGAGGTGCTAATGAGTATATCTTTGTTTGAATCTTTAGGCTTTGCCTTAACGCATGGACAGAGCACGGGGAAAGAACTGGTGGTTTTTATGCCTGCAACCGGTATGAGGCGGCTAAGCAAGAAGGTTTGGTAAGACCTCGTACTTATTTGATCATCTGTGGTGGGTTTTTCTGCAATCAATTGAGCTGATGGTTGTcaatattgttttgttgatatctaTTAAACTTTTCCTGTTTTAGTATGATGAGGCTGAGAAGAGGCGAGAAATGGCAAAAAATTCGCTAGAGAGGTACACTCATTACTATGAACGCTGGGCAAGCAATCAACTGGTATGCTCAATTTCTATTCGATTTCTTATGTCATTTGTGTCTTttccatattatatatatttacttttttgagTGACTTGACAGTCGAGGCAAAAAGCTATGGGGGATCTGCAGAAAATGCAATCAGAGAAGGTAAGAATTACGAATCTTATTTTCAGTTATATACTTTTATCTTCTTGATCTTTTATCTACCGAATGATAGTTAATTCTTCTTTAGCTATTCCCATTGCTTTTATTTGTAACACCAAATTGTATCCAAACTAAGTAGAGACTGCATTGTTGTTACtttgtgttattttgatttGCATCTCTGGTGCTTAGATAGGATTTTGAGCGTAATGTTTTTGGCAGTTTCTCACATAGTCACATGCTGATGTCAAACTTTTCTCATCTTTCTGCTAGCTTGGGAAGCTTAGTGACATACANTTTGGTAAGACCTCGTACTTATTTGATCATCTGTGGTGGGTTTTTCTGCAATCAATTGAGCTGATGGTTGTcaatattgttttgttgatatctaTTAAACTTTTCCTGTTTTAGTATGATGAGGCTGAGAAGAGGCGAGAAATGGCAAAAAATTCGCTAGAGAGGTACACTCATTACTATGAACGCTGGGCAAGCAATCAACTGGTATGCTCAATTTCTATTCGATTTCTTATGTCATTTGTGTCTTttccatattatatatatttacttttttgagTGACTTGACAGTCGAGGCAAAAAGCTATGGGGGATCTGCAGAAAATGCAATCAGAGAAGGTAAGAATTACGAATCTTATTTTCAGTTATATACTTTTATCTTCTTGATCTTTTATCTACCGAATGATAGTTAATTCTTCTTTAGCTATTCCCATTGCTTTTATTTGTAACACCAAATTGTATCCAAACTAAGTAGAGACTGCATTGTTGTTACtttgtgttattttgatttGCATCTCTGGTGCTTAGATAGGATTTTGAGCGTAATGTTTTTGGCAGTTTCTCACATAGTCACATGCTGATGTCAAACTTTTCTCATCTTTCTGCTAGCTTGGGAAGCTTAGTGACATACAGTGCACACCAGAATCTCAGCTCAAGTTTATTCCAGAAGCGTGGCTCCAGGTAAACAGCTAAAATTTTCAGAGAAATAAGATTTATCTACAACATCTCTCTGAATGTTCCCTCATATATGTTATACTTTTGCAGATCATTGAATGCAGACGGGTACTGAAATGGACGTATGCATATGGATACTATCTATCAGATAATTCTAAGAAGCAATNATATACTTTTATCTTCTTGATCTTTTATCTACCGAATGATAGTTAATTCTTCTTTAGCTATTCCCATTGCTTTTATTTGTAACACCAAATTGTATCCAAACTAAGTAGAGACTGCATTGTTGTTACtttgtgttattttgatttGCATCTCTGGTGCTTAGATAGGATTTTGAGCGTAATGTTTTTGGCAGTTTCTCACATAGTCACATGCTGATGTCAAACTTTTCTCATCTTTCTGCTAGCTTGGGAAGCTTAGTGACATACAGTGCACACCAGAATCTCAGCTCAAGTTTATTCCAGAAGCGTGGCTCCAGGTAAACAGCTAAAATTTTCAGAGAAATAAGATTTATCTACAACATCTCTCTGAATGTTCCCTCATATATGTTATACTTTTGCAGATCATTGAATGCAGACGGGTACTGAAATGGACGTATGCATATGGATACTATCTATCAGATAATTCTAAGAAGCAATTTTTTGAGTATTTGCAAGGTCAGAACTCTCATCTGTAGATTTTCTGGAACAGTAAGTTGTGTCAGTGAACCCTTGAAGTTGAAGTTTCTCTTGTTGATCTGATCAGGGGAGGCTGAGTCAGGTTTGGAGAAGCTCCACCAATGCGTAGAGAAGGAATTAGAGGTGTTTCAAAATGCTGATGGCCCTACAAATGAGTTCAATCAATTCCGGACAAAATTAACTGGTCTAACCAGGTAATGGTCTTGTTTACATTTATCCAGCTGTTTAGTACAGAACAAGAGAAGACATCAGCTTTTCAGACAGATCAATATAGAATCCGTGTGGACTTTAAAATGAGTCTATATAGTCGTTAGGTTTTGCTATATTCGGATCGATTGTTGCATCTACAGTCAGATTATGTTGTAGAAATGTAGGTTTAGCTGAACTAGTTGAGACTTTGAACAACCATATGGAATGCTAACCCCAATGGCTTCTATCTGTATGAACAGCATAACAAAAACCTACTTTGAAAATCTGGTGAAAGCTCTGGAGAATGGTCTTGCTGATGTGGATGCACAAGCTGCTAGCAGCAAATCAACAAACTCTAAATCTTCTAGCAAGACAAAAGGCGGTGGAAAAGGTAAAGGAAGCTCCAAAAATGGCGGGTCCAGCAGAAACCCAGATGACAACTGAGATCTCCCAGGTTTCAGTTACGTCACGCAGTCTCTCGCTTGTGTGATGCCACCTCACTAAGGTCTAGATTTCTGGGAAGATTTGAGGTTTACAATACTTTTGAGTAGACTCTTCTTGAGGTTCTTGAGATTTAAGGCTGTTAAGGGACAAGCACGCACAAGTGAAATTGTCTCTCTCTGAATTAAGGGTTCATGATAGATTTTACTTGCCCTAAATATTGTATAGTATAAAAGAACTCTGCACATTGTTACTTTGGCTTTTGCCTTTTGCCCTGCTAGTGCAATGACTGCAAACCAAACTGAAGTCTCTTGTCTGAAAATTATTCTCGAGGTGAAGAGCAAATGGTACCTCCTTTGTGTTGTTACTTGTTTGTCTTTCTCACACCTACTATGATATTTACATTAATTGCCTGTAATATTGAATCCAGAACacctaaaaaaaagttaaaaacctGTTATTTTTTGGGGTTAATTTTCTATAACAAGCATTGAGTCATCTTTACAGACTACAATAGTAAATATTGGTGAGCACTGAGATCAAGGTCACAGTAGGATGAGAATAGCAGTAATACATACATTGTCATAAGAAAGCGAAATTTGGCTCTTTTGCAAGACGCTGGCATGTCAGCCTGACATTGGTCAATGCACCCACTACAGAGGTCAAAGCGAAACCTTCTGTGCaacttaaattattattattgcctTCGTAAGAACGCGCGAAACACATATCTTCTCTATCTAATGCAATAGTCAactatttgttttgattttctttgaaGCTTATTTGTGTTGACTCCTTCAAATTCTCCAATAAGTTAGTGGTTTGTGTGTCATTATCTTCATCTACGTTATAATTGAATGCGACATGTACTCCTCAACCTATAATCTCAATACTTGTTACTGATacatcttgtttgtttgttttttcaggCTAAGTTTTACAGAAAGTGATTGGGCACTTTAATGGCTTTCACAAATGATAAAGATGGATCTAAGGGTTTTGTGAAGAGAGTGGCTTCATCTTTCtccatgaggaagaagaagaatgcaaCAGGTGAACCGAAGTTGCTTCCAAGATCGAAATCAACAGGTTCTACAAACTTTGAATCCATGAGGCCACCTGCAACGAAGAAGACTTCAGatgtcacaaacaaaacaaggatCAAACCATCAGGTGGTCTAACACCACAACCAAGAAGGGAAAAGATTGATGATCGTGGTGGTGGGACGAATATGAAGTTTGGAAAATGGAGAAGCTTTGATGATAGTGATTCAGTTTGGTTATCTTCAGATTGTGGATCTCCTACTTCTCTTCTTGAGGAACGGAGATTATCTGTTTCATTCCGTTTCTCGGTTGATGAGAGTGTAGTCTCTTGGTTATCAAACCTTGCCAAATCTTCCCTCTCTCTGAATCATCAAGAAGTACGTTCCACTAAAGACCGTCCCAGGATCCCGAGGAGCACTAAAGACAATGCAGAGAACGTTCAGAAGAAAGATTCATCTAGTTCTGCTCCAAATCTCAGCGTTCTTTATGATTCTTCTACTCGGAGTTCACATGGAAAGAAAGTTAGCTTTTCACCATCTTCAGGTACAAAAATTGATACAGGGAATTCTTCTCCTGCTCTGACAATCTCCTCTGATTTGCCATCTGGTCCGAATGATCACACAGCAACTTCTTTGGCTCATGAGAAAAGTTTGGATGAGAAAAGTGTAGAGAGTGTAGATTCTAAGAACAGTAGTAATGTTGATGAGCCGCTTTTCTGGCCATATGAACAGAGATTTGACTGGAAACCTGAGGATATCTTGAAGCATTTCTCAATGTCCCCTCGGAGAAAGAAGTTATTGAATGCCAAAGTTTCAGCTGCAGGTAGCTCTCCGAGATCCATGAGAGCACAACTTCTCCAAGCAAGAAAACTAGATCTTAAAGATGGTAGTAAGAGAAAGCTTGTGTTCAGTGGACCTATAACCAACGCATCCAAGATTCCAGAACTCAAAAGAAGTACCAGCAATAGCAGCAACAAGAAAAATGACAGCATCAAGAAGGAGCCAATCAGGAACTGCGTGAAGAGGAACAAAAGTTTGCCATCAAGGTTGAGAAAATCGAGCAAAACATGTTCAAAGGTTGTACCTATTGAAGTAGCTGAAGGAGTGATAGCAGCAGAGAAAGCCAAAGTGGAGATAAAGCTCATAAACCGCAGAAGCAAGACTATGCTGGAAGACGATTTTGCATTGATGAATGATTTCTCAAGAGAGAAGGCAGTGGGGCTAGGGGAGTTCAAGGGTAGAGAGGGTATAGACTCAGAATTTAACTCTGACACTTTCCTGTTCGATGATTCTCTTTGAAACCACCATAGATTATCATTGAGTAGAACTGCAGGCTAAAAGAATACAACCCTGACTTTGATTGTATGAGAGCATTTTggaggaatatatatatgttcatgagATTGCGCTCTAACTTCTCTTCCGGACAGAGTAACTAAATCAGACCAAACAAGAAACCATATTAATGACAAAATGTTCCAATTTGCCAGTGCTTCAGCACGTGTAGACAGACATATCctattttcaaaatacaatttttttaaaagaaaatgatgacCCCTTCCGATAATATTTATGGGGCCGCCTCTTCCGGCTAGAGCCGAGTGCCTCGCAATATTCCGATAGTTCCCTCCTAAGTTGCTCCACCACATCTGCTATTGGTCCTCTGATCCCTATATCCGAACCAGCCTCTAAAGTTGCTCCGTCAGATTTTCTGCTGCGTGCCTCCAACTGTAGTTTTGCTTGACCAGATTCGCTGGTTCTTCGGGCATATCTGCGATTGCGAGCTGCTTGTCTCTTAGCACGCCTAGCATCCCTAACACGTCTATCAGCCAGACACTTTTCTACATACTGTTGCATCTCTTCACCTTTCTGTGATCACATCCATCATTTCACAAGATATGATTCAAAATGCTATATGGAGAAGAAAGCTACTATGAATTGctcttgatcatcatcatctcagcATAAAAGATTATACCTACAgttaacctttttcttttgaggGGTCGAATCCTAGAAGCCTATCTATATATCTCAAAATTATCAAACCTCTCTCAAGCATCTCCACCTATCTTTTCAGAACACAACCTACCTACCTCAAAACAGAGTCACTTACCTCTGCTAACGACTTCAATCTTCACACGCAACACAAGATCTGTGAGATGATAGAGCTATGATATGCAAGCAAAATTAGAACAACGGCTCCAGAAATATAAAACACTTGAACGATTGAATTAATCAACAAATTCcatcacaagaaaacaaatgcaCCTACTGACTGAGAAACCATATCCATAACCGATTAAACctatttaataagtaaataatgtacTACTgtagttaaaaaacaaataatgtcaaaaaaaataattttcgtaaatcgataaacaaaaatttcaaaattattaatatttttttcaatctgAAATTGgatgaaacacacaaaaaaaaaaaaaaaaaaaaaaaaaaaaaaatcagttttgcTAATATTGAATTACNNNNNNNNNNNNNNNNNNNNNNNNNNNNNNNNNNNNNNNNNNNNNNNNNNNNNNNNNNNNNNNNNNNNNNNNNNNNNNNNNNNNNNNNNNNNNNNNNNNNNNNNNNNNNNNNNNNNNNNNNNNNNNNNNNNNNNNN
Coding sequences within:
- the LOC104739138 gene encoding probable E3 ubiquitin-protein ligase ARI5 codes for the protein MDSEDDMLDAHDMYSGDDDYYSGGTDDDINDSDDVDAYNGLFEETVDDSALIASVRSQINYAVLKEGDIRRHQNDDIGQVSMILSLSYVEASILLLHYHWIVSKVHDEWFADEERVRRTVGILEGPVVPTPNTRDLTCGICFESYPLEEIVSVSCGHPFCSTCWTGYISSTINDGPGCLMLKCPDPSCPAAIGQDMIDKLASKEDKERYYRYFLRSYVEDNRKMKWCPAPGCEHAIDFSAGSGSYDVLCFCSHSFCWNCTEEAHRPVDCGTVAKWILKNSAESENMNWILANSKPCPKCKRPIEKNHGCMHMTCTPPCKYEFCWLCLNAWTEHGERTGGFYACNRYEAAKQEGLYDEAEKRREMAKNSLERYTHYYERWASNQLSRQKAMGDLQKMQSEKLGKLSDIQCTPESQLKFIPEAWLQIIECRRVLKWTYAYGYYLSDNSKKQFFEYLQGEAESGLEKLHQCVEKELEVFQNADGPTNEFNQFRTKLTGLTSITKTYFENLVKALENGLADVDAQAASSKSTNSKSSSKTKGGGKGKGSSKNGGSSRNPDDN
- the LOC104739139 gene encoding uncharacterized protein LOC104739139, coding for MAFTNDKDGSKGFVKRVASSFSMRKKKNATGEPKLLPRSKSTGSTNFESMRPPATKKTSDVTNKTRIKPSGGLTPQPRREKIDDRGGGTNMKFGKWRSFDDSDSVWLSSDCGSPTSLLEERRLSVSFRFSVDESVVSWLSNLAKSSLSLNHQEVRSTKDRPRIPRSTKDNAENVQKKDSSSSAPNLSVLYDSSTRSSHGKKVSFSPSSGTKIDTGNSSPALTISSDLPSGPNDHTATSLAHEKSLDEKSVESVDSKNSSNVDEPLFWPYEQRFDWKPEDILKHFSMSPRRKKLLNAKVSAAGSSPRSMRAQLLQARKLDLKDGSKRKLVFSGPITNASKIPELKRSTSNSSNKKNDSIKKEPIRNCVKRNKSLPSRLRKSSKTCSKVVPIEVAEGVIAAEKAKVEIKLINRRSKTMLEDDFALMNDFSREKAVGLGEFKGREGIDSEFNSDTFLFDDSL